The DNA sequence ATCGAGAATCTGAAGACGCACGAGATGGCGGTGCGCTCCGCCGTGCTGATGGCGCTGGGCGAGACCAATGAGGATGAGGTCTTCACCGCCGACGGTAAAAAGAAGCTGCAAGGGCGGCTGGCGAGGGCAATCAACGCTGTTTTGAAAGAAAAAGAGGGATTTGGCGGCGTTGGTAACGTCTACTTTACCAATTTCATCGTTCAGTGAACGGGCATGGTTAACAGCCCTTCAGAAACTGGCGCGCCGGATCGGCGAGAGCGCACCCGGACCGGGGCGGAGCACGCGCCGGCGCTGGGCGTCGCCAATCTCAATCCGTTCGGCGATCTGCACGGGGTGCAGCACCTCAGCGCTCGCCTTGCCAAGTCGCTGAAGGCTGTCGTCGAGCCGTTGGTTGGCGAAGGCGCGCGCTGCTGGGCCGAACCGCTTAGCGTTCAGCGCTTCGCCGATTATCGCGGGGAACGCACCGCGCTGACCGCATGGTTGCCGCTGACGATGATGCCGACGCGCGGCCGCGCGCTGATCGCGATCGACGGCAAGTTCGCATATGAGATGCTCGACCGCTTTTTCGGCGGCGAGGGGGAGCCGCCGCATCCGCTGCCGACCGAGTTTACCGGATCGGCGGATACGTTGCTGAGCCGCCTGTCGGCCAGCATCGCTGCACAGCTCGATCCCGCGTGGCAGATCCTCGCGCGGCTGGAATTCGCTGCGGTCGACAGCGTGATGCCGATCTCGATCGCGCCTGAAATCGATGCGGGCGAGGCGATGATCGTCACCCGCATCGGCGTGGCATCCGACACGGTCAAGCCGCACTGGATCGACATTCTCTATCCCGTCGCCGCGCTAAAGCCCTTTACTCCGTCGCTGACCGCCAAGGTCATCGGCGGCGATCCCGAACCCGAACCCGAATGGCGCAACGGCCTGACTCGCGCGGCGATGGCGCTGCGGCTGCCGGTGCGGTCGGTGCTGGCCGAGCCGGTGGTGCGGGTCTCGACGCTGATGAGCCTGAAGCCCGGCGACGTGATCCCGATCAGCTTTGGCCCC is a window from the Sphingomonas sp. LT1P40 genome containing:
- a CDS encoding FliM/FliN family flagellar motor switch protein, producing MVNSPSETGAPDRRERTRTGAEHAPALGVANLNPFGDLHGVQHLSARLAKSLKAVVEPLVGEGARCWAEPLSVQRFADYRGERTALTAWLPLTMMPTRGRALIAIDGKFAYEMLDRFFGGEGEPPHPLPTEFTGSADTLLSRLSASIAAQLDPAWQILARLEFAAVDSVMPISIAPEIDAGEAMIVTRIGVASDTVKPHWIDILYPVAALKPFTPSLTAKVIGGDPEPEPEWRNGLTRAAMALRLPVRSVLAEPVVRVSTLMSLKPGDVIPISFGPDVPVMVHRQRIGCGTVGTSNGHAAIRLTRFESLSLEDAR